One genomic region from Strix uralensis isolate ZFMK-TIS-50842 chromosome 19, bStrUra1, whole genome shotgun sequence encodes:
- the RAB37 gene encoding ras-related protein Rab-37 isoform X3 gives MSGPGGAAGSGTPPAGSGDPPMLPRDYELAGKVMLLGDSGVGKTCFLLQFKDGAFLSGTFIATVGIDFRNKVVAVDGVKVKLQIWDTAGQERFRSVTHAYYRDAQALLLLYDITSKMSFDNIRAWLTEIHEYAQKDVVIMLLGNKADVSSERAVRTEDGASLAREYGVPFMETSAKTGMNVELAFLAIAKELKQRAVQPPDEPRFQIHDYIESQKKKSSCCAFA, from the exons ATgagcggccccggcggggcggcggggagcgggacccccccggcggggagcggggaccccCCGATGCTGCCCCGGGACTACGAGCTGGCCGGCAAG GTGATGTTACTTGGAGACTCGGGCGTGGGGAAAACCTGTTTCCTGCTCCAGTTCAAAGACGGGGCCTTTCTCTCCGGGACGTTCATAGCGACCGTGGGCATAGATTTCCGG aacAAAGTGGTGGctgtggatggtgtgaaggtgaaGTTGCAG ATCTGGGACACAGCAGGACAGGAGCGTTTCCGCAGTGTCACCCATGCCTACTACAGGGATGCCCAAG ccctgctcctgctctacGATATCACCAGCAAGATGTCCTTCGACAACATCCGC GCCTGGCTGACGGAGATCCACGAGTACGCCCAGAAGGACGTGGTCATCATGCTGCTGGGCAATAAG GCTGACGTGAGCAGTGAGAGGGCTGTGAGGACAGAGGATGGAGCATCGCTGGCCAGG GAGTATGGGGTGCCTTTCATGGAGACGAGCGCCAAGACGGGCATGAACGTGGAGCTGGCTTTCCTGGCCATTGCCAA GGAGCTGAAGCAGCGCGCGGTGCAGCCGCCAGACGAGCCCCGCTTCCAGATCCACGACTACATCGAGTCACAGAAGAAGAAATCCAGCTGCTGTGCCTTCGCCTGA
- the RAB37 gene encoding ras-related protein Rab-37 isoform X2 translates to MCQEPPPETILVGDSGVGKTSLLVQFDQGKFIPGSFSATVGIGFTVMLLGDSGVGKTCFLLQFKDGAFLSGTFIATVGIDFRNKVVAVDGVKVKLQIWDTAGQERFRSVTHAYYRDAQALLLLYDITSKMSFDNIRAWLTEIHEYAQKDVVIMLLGNKADVSSERAVRTEDGASLAREYGVPFMETSAKTGMNVELAFLAIAKELKQRAVQPPDEPRFQIHDYIESQKKKSSCCAFA, encoded by the exons ACGATCCTGGTCGGAGACAGCGGCGTGGGGAAGACATCTCTGCTGGTCCAGTTTGACCAGGGCAAGTTCATTCCTGGCTCCTTCTCCGCCACCGTGGGCATTGGGTTTACG GTGATGTTACTTGGAGACTCGGGCGTGGGGAAAACCTGTTTCCTGCTCCAGTTCAAAGACGGGGCCTTTCTCTCCGGGACGTTCATAGCGACCGTGGGCATAGATTTCCGG aacAAAGTGGTGGctgtggatggtgtgaaggtgaaGTTGCAG ATCTGGGACACAGCAGGACAGGAGCGTTTCCGCAGTGTCACCCATGCCTACTACAGGGATGCCCAAG ccctgctcctgctctacGATATCACCAGCAAGATGTCCTTCGACAACATCCGC GCCTGGCTGACGGAGATCCACGAGTACGCCCAGAAGGACGTGGTCATCATGCTGCTGGGCAATAAG GCTGACGTGAGCAGTGAGAGGGCTGTGAGGACAGAGGATGGAGCATCGCTGGCCAGG GAGTATGGGGTGCCTTTCATGGAGACGAGCGCCAAGACGGGCATGAACGTGGAGCTGGCTTTCCTGGCCATTGCCAA GGAGCTGAAGCAGCGCGCGGTGCAGCCGCCAGACGAGCCCCGCTTCCAGATCCACGACTACATCGAGTCACAGAAGAAGAAATCCAGCTGCTGTGCCTTCGCCTGA
- the RAB37 gene encoding ras-related protein Rab-37 isoform X1 produces the protein MEARAAGSGGAGYNEALLHKTILVGDSGVGKTSLLVQFDQGKFIPGSFSATVGIGFTVMLLGDSGVGKTCFLLQFKDGAFLSGTFIATVGIDFRNKVVAVDGVKVKLQIWDTAGQERFRSVTHAYYRDAQALLLLYDITSKMSFDNIRAWLTEIHEYAQKDVVIMLLGNKADVSSERAVRTEDGASLAREYGVPFMETSAKTGMNVELAFLAIAKELKQRAVQPPDEPRFQIHDYIESQKKKSSCCAFA, from the exons ATGGAGGCCCGCGCCGCCGGCTCGGGGGGCGCTGGCTACAACGAAGCCCTGCTGCACAAG ACGATCCTGGTCGGAGACAGCGGCGTGGGGAAGACATCTCTGCTGGTCCAGTTTGACCAGGGCAAGTTCATTCCTGGCTCCTTCTCCGCCACCGTGGGCATTGGGTTTACG GTGATGTTACTTGGAGACTCGGGCGTGGGGAAAACCTGTTTCCTGCTCCAGTTCAAAGACGGGGCCTTTCTCTCCGGGACGTTCATAGCGACCGTGGGCATAGATTTCCGG aacAAAGTGGTGGctgtggatggtgtgaaggtgaaGTTGCAG ATCTGGGACACAGCAGGACAGGAGCGTTTCCGCAGTGTCACCCATGCCTACTACAGGGATGCCCAAG ccctgctcctgctctacGATATCACCAGCAAGATGTCCTTCGACAACATCCGC GCCTGGCTGACGGAGATCCACGAGTACGCCCAGAAGGACGTGGTCATCATGCTGCTGGGCAATAAG GCTGACGTGAGCAGTGAGAGGGCTGTGAGGACAGAGGATGGAGCATCGCTGGCCAGG GAGTATGGGGTGCCTTTCATGGAGACGAGCGCCAAGACGGGCATGAACGTGGAGCTGGCTTTCCTGGCCATTGCCAA GGAGCTGAAGCAGCGCGCGGTGCAGCCGCCAGACGAGCCCCGCTTCCAGATCCACGACTACATCGAGTCACAGAAGAAGAAATCCAGCTGCTGTGCCTTCGCCTGA
- the RAB37 gene encoding ras-related protein Rab-37 isoform X4, whose protein sequence is MEARAAGSGGAGYNEALLHKTILVGDSGVGKTSLLVQFDQGKFIPGSFSATVGIGFTNKVVAVDGVKVKLQIWDTAGQERFRSVTHAYYRDAQALLLLYDITSKMSFDNIRAWLTEIHEYAQKDVVIMLLGNKADVSSERAVRTEDGASLAREYGVPFMETSAKTGMNVELAFLAIAKELKQRAVQPPDEPRFQIHDYIESQKKKSSCCAFA, encoded by the exons ATGGAGGCCCGCGCCGCCGGCTCGGGGGGCGCTGGCTACAACGAAGCCCTGCTGCACAAG ACGATCCTGGTCGGAGACAGCGGCGTGGGGAAGACATCTCTGCTGGTCCAGTTTGACCAGGGCAAGTTCATTCCTGGCTCCTTCTCCGCCACCGTGGGCATTGGGTTTACG aacAAAGTGGTGGctgtggatggtgtgaaggtgaaGTTGCAG ATCTGGGACACAGCAGGACAGGAGCGTTTCCGCAGTGTCACCCATGCCTACTACAGGGATGCCCAAG ccctgctcctgctctacGATATCACCAGCAAGATGTCCTTCGACAACATCCGC GCCTGGCTGACGGAGATCCACGAGTACGCCCAGAAGGACGTGGTCATCATGCTGCTGGGCAATAAG GCTGACGTGAGCAGTGAGAGGGCTGTGAGGACAGAGGATGGAGCATCGCTGGCCAGG GAGTATGGGGTGCCTTTCATGGAGACGAGCGCCAAGACGGGCATGAACGTGGAGCTGGCTTTCCTGGCCATTGCCAA GGAGCTGAAGCAGCGCGCGGTGCAGCCGCCAGACGAGCCCCGCTTCCAGATCCACGACTACATCGAGTCACAGAAGAAGAAATCCAGCTGCTGTGCCTTCGCCTGA